From a single Tursiops truncatus isolate mTurTru1 chromosome 20, mTurTru1.mat.Y, whole genome shotgun sequence genomic region:
- the GAST gene encoding gastrin, with product MQRLCAYVLILVLALATFSEASWKPRSHLQDAPLGPGASRGQEPHGLDQLGPASHHRRQLGLQDPSHLVADLSKKQGPWVEEEEEAYGWMDFGRRSAEEGDLGP from the exons ATGCAGCGACTGTGTGCGTATGTGCTGATCTTGGTGCTGGCTCTGGCCACCTTCTCTGAAGCTTCTTGGAAGCCCCGCTCCCACCTGCAGGATGCACCCTTGGGTCCCGGGGCCAGTAGGGGCCAGGAGCCACATGGGCTGGACCAGTTGGGCCCAGCCTCTCACCACCGAAGGCAGCTGGGGCTCCAGGATCCCTCACACTTGGTAGCAG ACCTGTCCAAGAAGCAAGGACCATGggtggaagaagaagaagaagcataTGGCTGGATGGACTTCGGCCGCCGCAGTGCCGAGGAAGGGGACCTAGGTCCCTAG